The Vanessa atalanta chromosome 6, ilVanAtal1.2, whole genome shotgun sequence region GGGCAGTGCTGTCCCCATCAATACCAGTGCGGCCTCCACAAGAAtggtaaaaagaaatattatgtcTTCGAATAACATACAAAACAGATAATTTAACTCACAACATTTTTAGGTACAAGAatacaaaacttaaataaaaaacgaatgaaTATATTGATGTCCTTAAAAGACGAAGAACGTTCACTCCATTCCTCAAAGTCAACGAAGCGAGAAACAACAATTAAAGAGTTGACTACTGATAAAAGTACATCGGCAATTACTAAGCCACAGTCAACCACCACTACGAAGATTAAAAGAAATACCGACGAACCGTTGATCACTAATCTTAAGATGGACAAAAGTAGTTTTTCGACTTTACACATAGAGCAAACTACACAAACACTAAGCAATGTACCTTCCGATTACACTACGGTTGAAGAATCAGTGGAAATTACAACCGAACAACCTGAAGGGtcggttaaaataattataaacggtACCATTAATTGCACAGCCGAATTGTCCTCCACATCATTACTTTTGAATGTTTCAAATGACGATAATACTGTATGGATTAAAAATGAAGGCCAACCTCGCATACCATTGacgaataaaattgaaaatgacaCTTTCTCACCCACTGatataataacagaaaaaaactTCAATagtgattttgatgaaaataattcttttacTATCAACGTAACAAGTTCACTTCGAACGAACACCACTCACACGACCACAACTTCCATGTCGTCGACAGTTCATCCTAAAACAGTGCCACCTGAACTGATAGGCGCTACCAATATTTCTAAAGTGAAGAAAGAGGAACAGGATTACGACTACACCGAGCCCACGTTACCTCCGTCGCTGCCGAatttgaagtaaatatttatattttgttacattttgtattcatttataagtaactataatttaatgtattttttcagaATTATTCCCTTCGTAGCAGCTGATGCAGTTGTTGATGATGAAGTATCATCGAAAGAAAGTCTAGATTATCCTGAGTTGGAAGCTAACGATAAATTCCCTGTTTATTATCCAAATAAGGAGACATCTCAAGCAGCTTATGCGATGCGGAAAGAAGACGTATATAATCCAACGCAATACCCCGTATTTGTGTCTAAAAAAGTCGATACTCAGTACCCTAGCTTAACCCAAGAAGTGAAttctgctaatgtaaaatactCCAGTTTAACTAATGAAAAACCGGCACAAGTCCATGAGTATACCGTCACAGCGTCTTTGGGGAGTTCATCTAAAAAAAGTCATGACATTGAAGAAAAGTCCTCcttcgtaaataataaatttgacgtAGAAACTCCTGCAGTCAATTTATTTTCACCACCAGTGGAAACGGAAGGTCGGTTTTCTATACAATTACATACACAcgttttaatgacattttttattcataatttaataaattaaaatattttaggtgGTTTTGTTCCAAAAGATCTAGGCATTGATGAGTATTATTCTGTATATCAAAGCACACCATCAGCGCCTATAATGCACCATTTAACAACATCAATGCAGTTGGAACCAAAAggtaaatagttaattaaaattcttttataCACAATTTCATTTCTCTTCTTCAATGACATGTAATGGGTTTTAGATGAATGTGTATCCAGTGATGGAAGACACCTCTCCGAAGGTGAATCAATATCTCTAGCATGCTCGATATGTACATGTGCTTGGGGTGAACTGCATTGCTCTCCACGAGTGTGCAGCACACCTCCAGGTTGCTCGAGGCGTGCTGCAACATCAAGTACTTCTGATTTATGTTGCGGAGAACTAGTTTGTGATAAATGTGAGTAGTATAGTCatgttaattatacaaaaaaatattatgaaaatttatgataaaaaatagcTTGATTTAATTTGCTATATTTGTagaataacatacatacaaataatataaggcATTCGTTTAAACTGTTTATTTAGTGTTATTGAGCCATTAAACTGATtaactatttttgattttttagatAATGAAACCACAGCAGTTCCACTTTTCTCAACCCAAAAATTTGATCTTACATCGAGTGAGATAAAAGTTCCACTAAAAAATCAAAACGATATATCTACTCAACAGCAGAGTCCAACTACTTCGAGTACAATTTTCATGTCCAGATACAACAATTCAGATCGTGAAAATGTATTGAATGATTTAGCAAAGAAGGAGTTCGTTACATCTATAGAATCCAATAACTCTACAAAACCACCTGTCACAAGTGGACCAAATTCATCTGAGTCATCCACCGAAAATTTAGATAAAGAACTCACACAAAACAGCAGTCAGTCTATAGATTACGACTATGAAGACGACGAGGGAGGGCTTTCGTTGGGTAATGTTTTACAAATGTTACTTAGTGAAACTTTTGAGTCTACCACAACAAATTCGCCCACTACTACCACACGAAAAACAACTACTGTGACGCAATCGCCAACATATTATACCAATAGGCCGACTTCAAcaaataaagagaaaataacGACCAATGACGAAAACATCGATGAAGATTTCGTACCTGTCACTCATCGTTTTCCTATAATACCTCCAAAGAAAATATATCCTCAAAGTGCAGTCAATAGAATTGATCATTTAATACTTGGAGAATCCAATTCTATTAGAAAAACTACCCAAAGACCAATATCTGTGTTTAAGCCCGTCCCGTACCCTACGACTCGGAGGCCGATTACTTCTCCAAAAACAACGCAGAGACCGCTTACTACGAAATTACTAGAAATAACAAGTAAGGAAGGCTTTGCTGGACAGTCTGTAGAAATTCGACCGCCTAATCAAATGACTTTGCCAGGGCTGAACTTAGGCCTGCCAAAACTTGCTGGGTGCAATATATATGGGCGCATGTATCGTGTCGGCCGGATAATAGCAGAACTGTCGTCCCCCTGTCAAGAGTGCAAATGTACAGAACTCGGTGTCCAGTGTCGCTCTCTAAGCTGTTGAGAGCACATCTGAAAATGCTTGGATGCGAATATAATGCAGACTGAAGAACAAAACGATTTAATTGACACACCACTGGGAGTGAACGAGAAAACGAACCGTGAAAAGTTTTCAAGTGAATAATTGTACAGAGAATGATTGTGTGTGATTTATAGATTAAGTATAATGTAAGGTTATTATAACTAGTAAGAGTATTTATACCTTTGAAAGTAACCGTTAATTGCAGTCGGCTTTGATCTCAGATAGTCATAAAACTGAACTCGATTTTTACCGTGACCAGATTGATAGTTACTTTGATCATTTTAAAACGAACTTGCCTCAATAGTAAATAGTACCTTTAGCCATCGAATAggacacaataaaaaatatttagcgaAATCTTCTTTTATTTATGCAAATCTGATtgcggattaaaaaaaaatactttgattgtTAAAAAATGTTAGTTTATTAACGAACAATTACATAACGCGCGAGAATCACAAGAAAGATATGAAATGTTTagaacaattttaatacaaaagtgGTAAAGtactttgtaaattttaaaatttagattaataaCCCTAACCTACGAACACTTTCGGAGgtcttttgtattttatcaaaaaccTTAACCACAGAATTTGGAActtcaatatttacatttttaaatatcaataaacaaaCCGCATGCTACGCAGGCAATACGCAGGAGTACGTTACGGTTACAAGTCTGTACAAGCGAcaacaattttgaatattaaaattcgcACCAATTTGTATCGAACAATCGTTTGTGACTAGACAAATAATCTCTTTGGATAAAAACTAGAaacataacttttaaaacaacggtactttatacaataactatAGTAGAAGATTAAcagtaattttcttaaaaaatatatgactttGTACATATTTAGTATCATTACGACAGTAAAGATAATTTGACTAAACAATTCCTAGGTTATtgagaaacaaaattaaatctaaacaGTTACATTCTTAACCACTAATGTAATGTTTTGATACAAAACAAAGCCATCAATTTCACAGAAATCGTCGAATGTGGTGTTTATCGTCACAATGCCATTAGACTTGTCCACTTCAAGAATAAGTTTATTATGTTCGTTAGATACTACTAGTGCTACAGCTATTAAAATCACTTtgattagtataaaaattatacaatagtaAGTACATGATTAGGTAACTTTGAGATCCAGTCAATTCGTCGTCTCTTTGGTCGGAAGACTTGTGCGTTTTATGTTCGGCTTAAAATATTGATTCGTTTGTAAACGGATCTGTACATAATATAGTTTCACCAAcgctctttttaattttaagaacactctttttgtactttaaaagttttataaaaagtataaattcgTTCAAGCCTCACTGTTAGGTTGCGTTCATTGCTTACTGTTCGTATAAGCTCCTTCCACTTCTATTACTTCTttggttattttaattcttaaccTGCACCGCTCCTCAGCCAATCCTCGCTGatcattactatatatttagttGTCTCTATCAATTGCATTATTAGCATCTAATTGTGAAACCTTTGTAACGAATTAGACTCCAAATACTCTTAATGCATTGATAGCTTAATGTTCTGAAATGATATCAATGGCGAATCCTGTAAGACCGCTGTCTATTCGTATATCAAGTGAAGTGGTCGACGTCGTACCAGAACACGTAGTGGGTTACAGCCGCGATAACTCCCACGGCTAATATGATACTGGACGCTATGCGACACACCACGATGATACGTTTCGACGAATTTTCACCTACAATGCAAAAGATACATTAGACAATTTGAAACATTAcgcattaatataaaatctatttcaatattttaacttaaaataaaaacgttaaattaaaCGTACCTTTGAAAACGACAAAACCTAATGGCACGCCGACAGCAGCGCCCAGCGCATGCGCGGCCCACGCTACGTTATACGTGACGTGTGGGTCGGGTGTTCGCATGAGCGCCCAACAGCCTTCCGAAGCCCCTAATACTAGTACACTCAAGGGACGGAACCACCACAGTGGAATATGACCGAAtctgaaacaaaatatgtatgtatgcagtATTTTTACAGAAGCGCTTGTTCATTTATAAGTGTTAAAAAGTCATTCCAATATctaaagtaattaaaagtatactaaatgaaaatacaaaaaggATTTAACATTTACCTAAGGCACACATTAGGAAGGTGTGCGGTTAGCAAGGCGTACACAGCTGCGGAGGCGCCCACTACGTGCACACGCGGCTGTAGTGAGCCGGCGCCGAGCGCGCCCGCCGCCACGCCGCCCACCCATATAATTCCCACCCGCGACCAGCCTTGCTCGTGTTCAAGCCGCCAGCCAACCTAAGAGacgaaaaaaatgttgataactatatatcatataaatcggCATTCTAATAAACGTATGTTAGTACGTAAATGATATCTACCTCTATCTATCTGCcctcaaaagaaaaaaatatatttttgacatgtGGAACTaaacatatttgatattaagaAACTTACCGCTAAAGCAACTAAGGCATTCAGTGCGAGATGCGCAGCGCCAGCGTGTAAGAATCCGTATGTAAGCAGCCGCCAGGGTTGGTGCCACCACGCACCCGGAGCCCATTCTAACTTGGCTCGCCACTCTTCTGGAGCAAAGAAGTGAAACAAGCCCTGCGgaaaaaaacaatgtatgaCAATCGAACAAATTaatcttcaattaaaattataaaattaaaatcaatattttagaaTTGAATATCGAACAATTACGGGTTAAGGCAGGgacaggtatttaaaaaaagaagaaaaatgtcATTGACgacagattaaattataataatttcttattttttttagtaatgcaCTAGATCGTTATAAATTCTATGTTgcctaataacttttaattatatataataacattaaaatttcaatagatATATGGTTGacttacaataatatacaacatGGTGATGATGAAGTAGGGCAGCCTTAGCGCTTCTATTAATTTCTCCTTTCGTTTCTGGAACTTCGTCTTTGCTTGTGGTTTTCCATTTTTCAAGCTCGGTGTGCATTTCGATTGCTTCTTAGACACGCCCCACACTCCTAAGGTTAAGCCAGCTTGTAGGCGGGAGCTGGATTTCTGCAGTGGTTTATTTCCAAGAAGTCGTCGGTTCTCACCGGGGCTGTTAGTTCTGCTATCGTTTCCTGGACTCAACTCCTCGTTTTCTGTCCAGGCCTGCGCTGGTGGCGGCTCGTCGGGTAGGATTCTCCTCCCTTGATGTACTTGTTCTTCCTGATAGTCCCCATTCAGCCGCTCCACCTAAACAATATAATCTAATAAAGAACCACTTCAAAATGTTatgcataaaattttaaatctctgCGCAATTGggcatataaataatgaaaaaaaaaactattttggaaCTAAGAATATCATTGAGTCATAttcttgattatatttatatgattacgaaataaaaaaaagctaacagcctaatatttataaaaataaataattataaatagcattgaattaaatatacatatatgatatttgTAAGTCCAAATAGTCTTTTGTTACGTTTCATGtttgtgtaatttatgtaaatttcttatttatttgaatttgtaaattaCGTCAGAAATAATCggttcgataaaaaaaaaattttcctTAGATGAATATG contains the following coding sequences:
- the LOC125064911 gene encoding protein rhomboid-like, with the protein product MAPDAEDCEEVERLNGDYQEEQVHQGRRILPDEPPPAQAWTENEELSPGNDSRTNSPGENRRLLGNKPLQKSSSRLQAGLTLGVWGVSKKQSKCTPSLKNGKPQAKTKFQKRKEKLIEALRLPYFIITMLYIIGLFHFFAPEEWRAKLEWAPGAWWHQPWRLLTYGFLHAGAAHLALNALVALAVGWRLEHEQGWSRVGIIWVGGVAAGALGAGSLQPRVHVVGASAAVYALLTAHLPNVCLRFGHIPLWWFRPLSVLVLGASEGCWALMRTPDPHVTYNVAWAAHALGAAVGVPLGFVVFKGENSSKRIIVVCRIASSIILAVGVIAAVTHYVFWYDVDHFT
- the LOC125064713 gene encoding uncharacterized protein LOC125064713, which codes for MSPPALVIVLLACVAACAESSGDSIRVDRKTKGSLSKGDTPAGCMYEGRWYSAGGSVRTREACLACVCVHGALSCRRRTCAPLAEPPPRCHIVHQRGECCPELQCPDGVKAMELGQSARRDDAETETPSSTGHACVEGGTVYAAGSAMSSSTACEQCFCLGGARRCVRPVCLPPPPGCKARPAPGACCPQRYYCEHAVTKPPNERNPHDCITPEGKWAFEGERVKSAESAAECIQCFCLRGSIRCQHLSCAPTLQGCTPLVQQGQCCPHQYQCGLHKNGTRIQNLNKKRMNILMSLKDEERSLHSSKSTKRETTIKELTTDKSTSAITKPQSTTTTKIKRNTDEPLITNLKMDKSSFSTLHIEQTTQTLSNVPSDYTTVEESVEITTEQPEGSVKIIINGTINCTAELSSTSLLLNVSNDDNTVWIKNEGQPRIPLTNKIENDTFSPTDIITEKNFNSDFDENNSFTINVTSSLRTNTTHTTTTSMSSTVHPKTVPPELIGATNISKVKKEEQDYDYTEPTLPPSLPNLKIIPFVAADAVVDDEVSSKESLDYPELEANDKFPVYYPNKETSQAAYAMRKEDVYNPTQYPVFVSKKVDTQYPSLTQEVNSANVKYSSLTNEKPAQVHEYTVTASLGSSSKKSHDIEEKSSFVNNKFDVETPAVNLFSPPVETEGGFVPKDLGIDEYYSVYQSTPSAPIMHHLTTSMQLEPKDECVSSDGRHLSEGESISLACSICTCAWGELHCSPRVCSTPPGCSRRAATSSTSDLCCGELVCDKYNETTAVPLFSTQKFDLTSSEIKVPLKNQNDISTQQQSPTTSSTIFMSRYNNSDRENVLNDLAKKEFVTSIESNNSTKPPVTSGPNSSESSTENLDKELTQNSSQSIDYDYEDDEGGLSLGNVLQMLLSETFESTTTNSPTTTTRKTTTVTQSPTYYTNRPTSTNKEKITTNDENIDEDFVPVTHRFPIIPPKKIYPQSAVNRIDHLILGESNSIRKTTQRPISVFKPVPYPTTRRPITSPKTTQRPLTTKLLEITSKEGFAGQSVEIRPPNQMTLPGLNLGLPKLAGCNIYGRMYRVGRIIAELSSPCQECKCTELGVQCRSLSC